ATGCTTGGCAATGTCCTCCAAGTTTGAGTAAGGGGATTACAAACCAGGGTTTTAAAAGTTAGCCCGTCATGCCCGGAAAAGCAAACAAGGCCACCAGAAGAGCCAACCAACCAGAACGCCCACTGCGGCAAAAATGCGAAAGGTATCCTATACCAAGTCTTCAGGGGCAAGCTGAAGACCGAACATTGCGGGATCTGCGAGTTCTTCCAGAAAGTAAGAAGACAAGGCCCGTGCGACGGAACACTGGAATGAAACTTGAGAAAACTACTGTCCTGAAGCAGTGAATTCCACCGTTTACATACCGACCGAAGCCGGAAAATCAAAAACGGAGGAACCCTAGCTAAGATCTCATGCAACAAGTCCTCAGGCAACATCGCCCATATGTTATCCTCCATCTGAACATCAACATGAACTATCTTACCAAATGTGGCATGTGTTTCCTCATCCAAACCCCGAGGCTTGGTCTTAACAACCTTCTGCCGCGAAGGGCTGGTGTTCCGGGACCCTGCGCGACCCATTGGACTAGTATTCCTAGACCCACCACCCCTTGGAGGAGAAGGTTGCTTACAGAACCTCCCATCTCCACCAAAAACCCCATTTTCTACTGATTGAACAATACACACTCCTGACCCTGATTCAGAAGAATGCCCAATACAATCCATGTTCTCTAATTCCTCAAAACCCCAAATCAACCAAATATCCAGATTCACACTCCTATTCCAGATTTCCAGCCTCAAACCATCAAAAGATTATACTCACAGATATTGCTTCAATCACTGATACCCCAAAGCATGAAAATTCTGAAGCAGCCCATAATAGTTAACCCAGATCAAGATCTAAAATTCTCATACACGGTCAAATATGATAAATATTTCCAGACCCAGATGAGCATTTGAATAATTCAGCAAGAAaagattgtttttttaatcagagaGAAGAGAACAGCAGACTCTATCAATGGTGGGGTGATGAATGAAATTACCTTGAGATTTTCAAACCGTGAAGTTACCAttgatgagaagaagaaaaaaaattgctgGAGCTTGAAGGATAGAGATTCTTAGAAGAAACAAGGTAACTTGGCTTCAGATTAGAGTCTATCTTTCTTTGGATTTTGATTTACTTCGTCAGTGTTTGACAAAGGCAACAACAAAATTCAAGACTACTACGTGGTACTTATTGTGGTCCTGCACTCCTGTTGTGTTCTGCTGCGAACAGATCCACAATGCTAATCAGTAGTTTATCGCCACGTCAAGGATTGAACTTTCGATTAAATGCTTAAGGAATCTAACTATTTATCTAtccttttttttgttaacaGGGAGGGGCTAGGCCCCGAAGAGCAAAACAACACTAGACTACATGAGCATAAAGAGAGGCGAAAGTCTCATCAGTGTCCTGACATAACAAATGGCTtaactcaagtgataagagttaatTGACATAAGGGTTGTGTGAGATAAAGAGTGAAGGGTGCAGGTTCGATCTCTGAGGAGAAAATAATTTACTAATTTATTAAAACTAacattttgcctataaaaaaaccaTTGCATATTtgtatgtataaaaaaattgtgcACACTTTAAATCCCTaaacttatttaattattaattatttcatatttttttttgtcttaaccaaggtatccccacagccgacagtcatgagactaatccctcgccccacggtcagcgcactaagcggtagggggctggccaaggagttttttctattcgcaagagttgggattcgaacccccaaccacttgcttaaaggaTATTATTTCATATTTCAATGGTATGTGCAAGTTTATGTTAAAATACCAACAATTCTATAGGACAGTTGACatataatttgatttttaaagCGTCTAATCATGAGTTCGATCACTTGATGGTGTGTAtgaataaaaatttattgagTAAAATGTATAACTTAATGTAATATCAAATTATTGAAAGAATTAATCTCATACTTGTCAGCTGAATGAATACTTTGTGGACACCAAAATGTTTGTGTTAAAATGGAcaagaaaataatgaaaataaatgtGCTAATTATTATTCAGTGAttaaaatcacaatcaagtaATCAGCAATTTAGGTATGACGAGTGTGTGATTAATTCAACTTATATATGGGGTTTATCGGA
This is a stretch of genomic DNA from Lotus japonicus ecotype B-129 chromosome 1, LjGifu_v1.2. It encodes these proteins:
- the LOC130728689 gene encoding F-box/kelch-repeat protein At5g15710, with amino-acid sequence MDCIGHSSESGSGVCIVQSVENGVFGGDGRFCKQPSPPRGGGSRNTSPMGRAGSRNTSPSRQKVVKTKPRGLDEETHATFGKIVHVDVQMEDNIWAMLPEDLLHEILARVPPFLIFRLRSVCKRWNSLLQDSSFLKFHSSVPSHGPCLLTFWKNSQIPQCSVFSLPLKTWYRIPFAFLPQWAFWLVGSSGGLVCFSGHDGLTFKTLVCNPLTQTWRTLPSMHFNQQRQLIMVVDRLNRSFKVIATNDICGDKSLPTEVYDSKADSWSVHQMMPAANLCSSKMAYCDSRLYLETLSPLGLMMYRLDTDHWEHIPAKFPRSLLDGYLVAGTQKRLFLVGRIGLYSTLQSMRIWELDHAKSMWVEISRMPPKYFRSLLRLSAERFECFGQDNLICFTSWNQGKGLLFDVDKKIWSWIGGCALQSYNNQVCFYEPRFDASIY